One genomic window of Arachis hypogaea cultivar Tifrunner chromosome 8, arahy.Tifrunner.gnm2.J5K5, whole genome shotgun sequence includes the following:
- the LOC112708422 gene encoding uncharacterized protein has protein sequence MDRTSYPCSCGRNPSMCYAFIAACESRLRVEEIIHKPENQRNLVELDVDDLVKSVKDFDDVFWALQYMGTVGVRSRPLSPTGDEIPGSEWTGRFKIKGIRRIPTTKIDEVKSYIQEHCGVLVTFPINQDFYSRSVAMPYERDRSTADLGFHNVCLVGFEDRKRTWMFQNSFGANWGDEGYGKIRYDRVVQYVVPIFMDEEILPSYDNVQLPNDPAPHPVASTSSSSCDAEQHQTRRRFGRRH, from the exons ATGGATCGTACGAGCTATCCGTGCAGTTGCGGACGGAATC CAAGCATGTGCTACGCTTTCATAGCCGCCTGCGAGAGCCGCCTACGCGTCGAAGAGATCATCCATAAACCAGAAAACCAACGGAACTTGGTCGAACTCGACGTCGACGATCTGGTCAAATCGGTCAAAGATTTCGACGACGTATTCTGGGCCCTCCAGTACATGGGCACAGTGGGAGTCAGATCCCGACCTTTATCCCCAACCGGAGATGAAATACCCGGCTCCGAGTGGACCGGCCGGTTCAAAATCAAAGGCATCAGAAGAATCCCAACTACTAAAATCGACGAAGTGAAGAGCTACATCCAGGAGCATTGCGGCGTGTTAGTTACGTTTCCTATCAACCAAGATTTTTATTCACGTTCCGTTGCGATGCCTTATGAACGTGATAGAAGCACCGCAGATCTAGGGTTCCATAATGTGTGTTTGGTTGGGTTTGAGGATAGGAAAAGAACTTGGATGTTCCAGAATAGTTTTGGTGCTAATTGGGGAGATGAGGGTTATGGAAAAATTAGGTATGATCGTGTTGTGCAGTATGTAGTGCCAATATTCATGGATGAAGAGATTCTACCTAGCTATGATAATGTTCAGCTTCCTAATGATCCTGCTCCGCATCCTGTTGCTTCAACTtcatcaagctcttgtgatgcTGAACAGCACCAAACCCGAAGAAG
- the LOC112707263 gene encoding kinesin-like protein KIN-14N, translating into MVGTPINGRARPAFAVVNGGNDQQHGPSSDPPSNAGSDYGVIEFTREDVEALLNEKSKRKDRFNYKERCENMADYIKRLKVCIRWFQDLEISYSLEQEKLKSSLELAQQKCMEIELLLKIKEEELNSIIVEMRRNCTSLQEKLIKEETERSAATESLVQEKEARINLERSQTALTEDLSRAQRELESSNQKISSLNEMYKRLQDYITSLQQYNGKLHSELSTAEEELKRVEKEKATVVESLTMLKGQLTLSMSSQEETTKQKDALTIEVTTLRGELQQVRDDRDRQLSQVQTLTTELAKFKDSSEKSGSELGNLTIKASELEVKCTLQDSKIKALQEQLETAEKKLQVSDISAIETRIEFEGQQKLVNELQRRLADAEYKVIEGEKLRKSLHNTILELKGNIRVFCRVRPLLPDEGCSTEGKIISYPTSMEAAGRGIELTQSGQKHSFTFDKVFAPDASQEEVFIEISQLVQSALDGYKVCIFAYGQTGSGKTYTMMGRPGQPEEKGLIPRSLEQIFQTRQALQAQGWKYELQVSMLEIYNETIRDLLSTNKSSDAARVENGTPGSGKQYAIKHDANKNTHVSDLTVVDVQSVKEVAFLLNQAANSRSVGKTQMNEQSSRSHFVFTLRIYGVNESTDQQVQGILNLIDLAGSERLSKSGSTGDRLKETQAINKSLSSLSDVIFALAKKDDHIPFRNSKLTYLLQPCLGGDSKTLMFVNISPDQSSTGESLCSLRFASRVNACEIGTPRRHINGRTFDSRLTYC; encoded by the exons AAATGATCAACAACATGGCCCTAGTAGTGATCCACCTAGCAATGCTGGGTCAGATTATGGTGTTATAGAGTTCACTAGAGAGGATGTTGAAGCCTTGCTAAATGAAAAGTCCAAAAGGAAAGACAGATTCAATTATAAG GAAAGATGTGAAAATATGGCAGATTATATAAAGAGGCTTAAGGTTTGCATAAGATGGTTCCAAGACCTTGAGATAAGCTACTCATTAGAGCAAGAAAAATTGAAGAGTTCATTGGAATTAGCCCAGCAAAAATGCATGGAGATAG AGTTGCTGCTTaaaatcaaggaagaagaactgAATTCAATTATTGTGGAAATGAGAAGGAATTGCACTTCTTTGCAAGAGAAGTTAATAAAGGAAGAAACAGAAAGATCA GCGGCAACGGAATCTCTTGTTCAAGAGAAAGAGGCTCGGATTAACCTTGAGAGGTCTCAGACTGCACTAACAGAAGACCTCAGCAGAGCTCAGCGAGAGCTCGAAAGCTCAAATCAGAAG ATATCATCACTCAATGAGATGTATAAGCGGTTACAAGATTACATAACAAGCTTACAGCAGTACAATGGAAAGCTTCACTCAGAGCTTTCTACAGCTGAAGAAGAACTTAAGCGTGTAGAGAAAGAGAAGGCTACTGTAGTGGAGAGCCTCACAATGTTAAAGGGCCAACTTACTTTGTCTATG tcTTCTCAAGAAGAGACTACAAAACAGAAGGATGCTTTGACTATTGAAGTTACAACTCTTCGAGGAGAATTGCAACAGGTAAGAGATGATCGTGACCGCCAGTTATCTCAAGTGCAAACTTTGACTACTGAATTAGCAAAATTCAAAGATTCTTCAGAGAAGTCAGGCTCTGAACTGGGGAACTTGACTATAAAAGCAAGCGAACTGGAG GTGAAATGTACCTTGCAAGATAGCAAGATAAAGGCATTACAAGAGCAGCTAGAAACTGCAGAGAAGAAACTGCAG GTTTCTGATATATCTGCAATTGAGACAAGAATAGAATTTGAAGGCCAACAAAAACTTGTAAATGAGTTACAAAGACGCTTGGCCGATGCAGAATATAAAGTTATAGAAGGGGAGAAGCTGCGGAAATCATTACACAATACTATTTTG GAACTTAAAGGGAATATCCGCGTCTTCTGTAGAGTTCGTCCTTTGTTACCGGATGAAGGTTGTAGCACAGAAGGAAAGATTATATCTTATCCCACATCCATGGAAGCTGCCGGTCGAGGCATTGAACTTACTCAAAGTG GCCAAAAGCATTCTTTTACATTCGATAAAGTTTTCGCACCTGATGCATCACAAGAGGAAGTTTTTATTGAAATTTCGCAGCTGGTGCAAAGTGCTCTTGATGGTTATAAG GTTTGCATTTTTGCCTATGGTCAAACCGGGTCGGGAAAAACCTATACAATGATGGGCAGGCCTGGACAGCCTGAGGAAAAGGGCTTGATACCTCGCTCGCTAGAACAAATTTTCCAAACAAGACAGGCTCTGCAAGCCCAAGGCTGGAAATATGAACTTCAG GTATCAATGTTGGAAATATACAATGAAACGATTCGCGATCTGTTATCTACAAACAAGTCATCGGATGCAGCTCGAGTAGAAAATGGTACTCCTGGAAGTGGAAAgcaatatgcaatcaaacatgatGCAAACAAAAACACACATGTCTCTGATCTTACAGTGGTGGATGTTCAAAGTGTAAAAGAGGTTGCTTTTCTTTTGAACCAAGCTGCAAATAGCAG ATCTGTGGGGAAAACGCAGATGAATGAACAATCTTCAAGGAGTCATTTTGTGTTCACGCTTCGAATATACGGTGTTAACGAG AGCACTGACCAACAAGTACAAGGAATCCTGAATCTTATTGATCTTGCCGGGAGCGAGCGTCTTTCAAAGAGTGGATCGACCGGCGACCGGTTGAAAGAAACTCAA GCAATCAATAAGAGTCTATCATCATTAAGTGATGTTATATTTGCCTTGGCCAAGAAGGATGACCATATTCCATTCAGGAACTCAAAGCTTACATATCTACTTCAG CCATGTCTAGGTGGAGACTCAAAGACATTGATGTTTGTGAACATATCTCCAGACCAGAGTTCAACGGGGGAGTCGCTATGCTCACTACGGTTTGCTTCAAGAGTCAACGCTTGTGAAATTGGTACACCTCGCCGACACATCAATGGAAGAACCTTTGACTCACGCTTGACCTATTGCTAA